Proteins encoded within one genomic window of uncultured Desulfobacter sp.:
- a CDS encoding adenylate/guanylate cyclase domain-containing protein — translation MSKDKSVEERFEEFRKNFLSIQKKYDEKINELSIIKEMNSTMQQIDFIDQDLIWIRHLECLKKYKGLAAAALYFSPDNEIKKDHFFHTKTEKTFNFRAIKNLPFFKALLGEKTNVLIASLKDVEKKCTERVTKQTHLFSDEDYAFYGQSIVSKGKTIAILMLFGENNNMFGPSHFLFYNIVCDHLHNNMVFLRLYYGKLDEEKQMLQLSRFFSKNVIGEIFKQGKLRLGGEKKQAAVVFVDLIGFTSFSETMEPEEVVTLLNHFFSRMIPLIFKHRGTLDKLLGDGILAVFGTPLEDPDSCLNAVRTALEMFSELHALNREIKENFRQLEMSVGINYGELVAGFMGSEAHLNYTVVGDTVNVAQRIESLADPNRILVSDAVWKQIEPHVDDLSNLKEVSRLDDVKLKGKAKRVCLFQLEPKYS, via the coding sequence ATGAGTAAAGACAAGAGCGTGGAAGAGCGGTTTGAGGAATTTAGAAAAAATTTTCTCTCAATCCAAAAAAAATATGATGAAAAAATTAATGAGCTCTCCATTATCAAAGAGATGAACAGCACCATGCAGCAAATCGATTTTATCGATCAAGATTTGATATGGATTCGACATTTGGAGTGCTTAAAAAAATATAAAGGGCTTGCCGCTGCCGCATTGTATTTTTCCCCGGACAATGAAATCAAAAAAGACCATTTCTTCCATACAAAAACGGAGAAGACGTTTAATTTCAGAGCCATAAAAAATCTTCCTTTTTTTAAGGCGCTTCTTGGAGAAAAAACAAACGTTCTCATCGCCAGCCTCAAAGATGTGGAAAAAAAATGTACCGAACGGGTGACTAAACAAACACATCTGTTTTCCGATGAGGATTACGCTTTTTATGGCCAATCAATAGTTTCCAAAGGAAAAACCATTGCGATTCTCATGCTTTTCGGGGAAAACAACAATATGTTTGGGCCGTCCCACTTTCTTTTTTACAATATAGTGTGTGATCATTTGCACAACAACATGGTTTTTTTACGGCTTTACTACGGTAAGCTGGATGAAGAGAAGCAGATGCTTCAGCTAAGCCGTTTTTTCTCAAAAAATGTTATTGGAGAAATATTCAAACAGGGAAAATTAAGGCTTGGGGGGGAAAAAAAACAGGCTGCTGTCGTTTTTGTTGATTTAATTGGATTTACAAGTTTTTCCGAAACCATGGAACCCGAAGAGGTGGTCACTTTGCTAAACCACTTCTTTTCTCGTATGATTCCCTTAATTTTCAAGCACAGGGGCACTCTGGATAAACTGCTGGGGGACGGCATTCTGGCTGTGTTCGGAACCCCTCTGGAGGACCCTGACAGCTGTCTGAATGCCGTACGTACAGCCCTTGAAATGTTTTCAGAGCTTCATGCCCTTAACCGTGAAATCAAAGAAAACTTTAGGCAGCTGGAAATGAGTGTGGGTATTAATTACGGGGAGCTGGTTGCAGGCTTCATGGGATCGGAAGCGCATTTAAATTATACGGTGGTGGGAGATACCGTAAATGTGGCCCAACGGATTGAATCCCTTGCCGACCCCAATCGGATACTGGTTTCCGATGCGGTGTGGAAACAAATTGAGCCGCATGTGGACGACCTGTCTAACTTAAAAGAGGTGAGCCGACTAGACGATGTAAAATTGAAAGGAAAGGCCAAAAGAGTTTGTTTGTTTCAATTGGAGCCTAAGTATTCATAA